Genomic DNA from Alkalihalobacterium alkalinitrilicum:
TTTGTGATAGCGTCATCTTTTGATAGTGTTGGATCGTCTTGCTCTTTTATTGGGGCCTCTTCTACAGTTGGATCAGGAGTGAGTTTGGGTTGAGGTACTGAAGTTCTATGTAGGTTTTGTTCTTCAACTGTTCCATTTCCGATCCATTTTTCTGGAAGGAGTTTATCTTCTTCAAAAAACTGATGTTCGGCCATTAAGCTTTTCCCAAAGTTTGTTCCTGTTAATATAAAGAAGGCAATGAAAGCAAAAAGAATTAAGCGTAGCAATGATATTCACCTCAAATTATGTATTGATTATTGATTATTAAGTATTTTAAACGATTCGACTTCGTGTTTTTGGTGTCTCGTCCGTTATTGAAACAGCAGCTATCCACTTGTCACAAATGTAATAAAGTAGAGTATAGGAAAGGATTCCTAGACTATTGATCATCAAGTCGATGAATAAACCTTCTCGATAGAAAAAAGGTTGAGCGAGCTCAGTTCCAGCTGCAAATAAAAGTCCGATCACCAGTGAAAGTTGAATGTTTTTACAAACTTGAATGAGTAGTAAGGCAAGAATGAAAAAGCAGATAAAATGGCCTGCTTTTTGCAAAATAAATGGCAGACTAGGATTCGCATAGATCGCGATATCAAAAAATTGACCAAAGGTTGGTTCTGTTGTCACTTGAAATTGGACAGGTTCTCCCCGCATTATACTAGTAAAATTTTTTGTGCATGTGAGAATGATTAATAAATAA
This window encodes:
- a CDS encoding VanZ family protein, which gives rise to MYILLLVMWIYLLIILTCTKNFTSIMRGEPVQFQVTTEPTFGQFFDIAIYANPSLPFILQKAGHFICFFILALLLIQVCKNIQLSLVIGLLFAAGTELAQPFFYREGLFIDLMINSLGILSYTLLYYICDKWIAAVSITDETPKTRSRIV